A genomic stretch from Mycobacterium malmoense includes:
- a CDS encoding LLM class flavin-dependent oxidoreductase, which translates to MRRRPRFGVLLNMGAVLGATPEAIFGLTLEQADTAEQLGYADLWVTEHHFIRFGINPSALTTAAFLLGRTRRIRVGTAVVLSPLCHPIELAERAALLDQLSAGRFELGLGRGGYRRDYEVFGVDFARWDEEPHFSARRLLDAWTRPPTDVQPRQRTLPHPNLLLATTSAPGIAYAARNGLALQHYFATPAPQRVEIETRYRELRGESDSGPEHLHTLIVIVDGTPGRRDQLAGALRRSFRDGDHPHVPQAGDPHRGPDGEPLGPDAMAGYVAQNAIVGPPSQVVDELGRFIETTGARRIAVFHEAIADPTVSINSLEDFALLVAPQLAKSA; encoded by the coding sequence ATGCGTCGGCGGCCGCGATTCGGCGTCCTCCTCAACATGGGGGCGGTGCTGGGCGCCACCCCGGAGGCGATTTTCGGCCTGACGCTCGAACAGGCCGACACCGCCGAACAGCTCGGCTACGCCGACCTATGGGTCACCGAGCACCATTTCATTCGCTTCGGGATCAATCCCAGCGCGCTGACCACCGCGGCGTTCCTGCTGGGCCGCACACGCCGCATACGGGTCGGCACCGCCGTCGTCTTGTCACCGCTATGCCACCCGATCGAGCTGGCCGAGCGCGCCGCTTTGCTGGACCAACTGAGTGCCGGCCGGTTCGAGCTGGGTCTCGGCCGCGGGGGCTACCGGCGCGACTACGAGGTCTTCGGCGTCGACTTCGCGCGATGGGACGAGGAACCGCACTTTAGCGCCCGGCGGCTGCTCGACGCGTGGACGCGGCCCCCGACGGACGTTCAACCGCGCCAGCGCACGCTGCCCCACCCCAACCTGCTGTTGGCCACCACGAGCGCGCCCGGCATCGCGTACGCCGCGCGCAACGGGCTCGCGCTACAGCACTACTTCGCCACGCCGGCACCGCAACGTGTGGAGATCGAGACCCGCTACCGCGAGCTGCGCGGCGAATCGGACAGCGGCCCGGAGCATTTGCACACGCTGATCGTCATTGTCGACGGCACACCCGGCCGCCGGGACCAGCTGGCCGGCGCGCTCCGCCGCTCGTTCCGCGATGGCGATCACCCGCATGTGCCGCAAGCGGGTGACCCTCATCGCGGGCCGGACGGCGAGCCGTTGGGCCCGGATGCCATGGCCGGCTACGTGGCCCAGAACGCGATCGTCGGCCCGCCGTCGCAGGTGGTCGACGAACTCGGACGCTTCATCGAGACCACCGGCGCCCGGCGCATCGCGGTGTTCCACGAGGCGATCGCCGACCCGACGGTGTCGATCAATTCACTCGAAGACTTCGCGCTGCTGGTGGCGCCCCAACTGGCCAAATCTGCGTAG
- a CDS encoding class I SAM-dependent methyltransferase, translated as MAVTDLFARRATLSRSVRLLSEFRHERSDPARFYRFLAADTAAMVGDLWLAARGGPPSGCTLLDVGGGPGYFASAFSDAGIRYIGVEPDPNEMHAAGTAFERDPGAFVRASGMALPFADDSVDICLSSNVAEHVPRPWRLGAEMLRVTRPGGLAVLSYTVWLGPFGGHEMGLTHYLGGERAAARYARKHGHPAKNNYGSSLFAVSAADGLTWAASTGALVAAFPRYHPRWAWWLTSVPVLREFLVSNLVLVLRAR; from the coding sequence GTGGCGGTCACCGACCTGTTTGCGCGGCGCGCGACCCTGAGCCGCTCGGTGCGGCTGCTGTCGGAGTTCCGCCACGAGCGGTCGGATCCGGCGCGGTTCTACCGCTTCCTGGCCGCCGACACCGCCGCCATGGTCGGCGACCTGTGGCTGGCGGCCCGCGGAGGCCCCCCTTCCGGGTGCACGCTGCTCGACGTCGGCGGCGGGCCGGGGTATTTCGCGTCGGCCTTTTCCGATGCCGGCATCCGGTATATCGGCGTGGAACCCGACCCTAACGAAATGCATGCCGCCGGAACGGCTTTCGAGCGCGATCCGGGCGCGTTCGTCCGGGCGTCGGGCATGGCGCTGCCCTTCGCCGACGACTCGGTGGACATCTGCCTGTCGTCCAATGTCGCCGAACACGTGCCGCGGCCCTGGCGGCTCGGCGCCGAGATGCTGCGGGTGACCAGGCCGGGCGGGCTGGCCGTGCTGTCCTACACCGTGTGGCTGGGCCCGTTCGGCGGCCACGAGATGGGCCTGACCCACTACCTCGGCGGGGAGCGCGCCGCCGCCCGGTATGCCCGCAAACACGGCCATCCGGCGAAAAACAACTACGGGTCGTCGTTGTTCGCGGTGTCCGCCGCCGACGGTCTGACCTGGGCCGCCAGCACCGGCGCCTTGGTTGCCGCATTTCCTCGCTACCACCCCCGATGGGCGTGGTGGCTGACGTCGGTGCCGGTCCTGCGGGAGTTCCTGGTGAGCAATCTGGTGCTGGTGCTCCGAGCGCGATGA
- a CDS encoding DUF3068 domain-containing protein, protein MNRAVMLRFAACGIIGLGAALLIAALLLSTYTSSRITKIPLDIDTTLVSDGTGTALDSASLATDHIVINQNVPLVSQQQITVESPANADVVTLQAGTSVRRTDKQKDGGLLLAIVDTVTLNRKTAMAVSDDTHTGGSVQKPRAFGDENPPTAIPLRHDGLSYRFPFHTEKKTYPYFDAIAQKPFDVNYDSQEDVNGLTTYRFTQNVGYNPDGKLAAPVVYPSLYPGNEDGKVTASAAMWGVPGDPGEQVTMTRYYAAQRTFWVDPVSGTIVKETEHANHYFARDPLKPEVTLVDYKVTSNEDTVESQVNSARDERDRLALWSRVLPITFTAVGLIALIGGGILASFSLRTESALTDPGLDRGEEFVGRGGLEEPVPGAEAETEKLPTQRPLPRQDPDPPGSDPPTAGSDSGSGSGSGDSGPPDAGPSESPGPPERD, encoded by the coding sequence GTGAACCGAGCAGTCATGTTGCGATTCGCAGCATGCGGGATCATCGGACTCGGAGCCGCCCTGCTGATCGCCGCGCTGTTGCTCTCGACGTATACCAGCAGCAGGATCACCAAGATCCCGCTCGACATCGACACGACGTTGGTCAGCGACGGCACCGGAACCGCGCTCGATTCGGCGTCGTTGGCCACCGACCACATCGTCATCAACCAGAACGTGCCGCTGGTGTCCCAGCAGCAGATCACCGTCGAGTCGCCCGCCAACGCCGACGTCGTCACGCTGCAGGCCGGCACGTCGGTCCGGCGCACCGACAAGCAAAAGGACGGCGGGCTGCTCCTGGCGATCGTCGACACCGTCACCCTCAACCGCAAGACGGCGATGGCCGTCTCCGACGACACCCACACCGGCGGCTCGGTGCAGAAGCCGCGCGCCTTCGGCGACGAGAACCCGCCCACCGCGATCCCGCTGCGCCACGACGGGCTGTCCTACCGGTTCCCGTTCCACACCGAGAAGAAGACCTACCCCTACTTCGATGCGATCGCGCAGAAGCCGTTCGACGTCAACTATGACAGCCAGGAAGACGTCAACGGCCTGACCACCTATCGCTTCACGCAGAACGTCGGCTACAACCCCGACGGCAAGCTGGCGGCGCCCGTCGTGTACCCGTCGCTGTACCCCGGCAACGAGGACGGCAAGGTCACCGCGTCCGCGGCGATGTGGGGCGTGCCCGGCGATCCGGGCGAGCAGGTCACGATGACCCGCTACTACGCGGCGCAGCGGACGTTTTGGGTGGACCCGGTGTCGGGCACCATCGTCAAGGAGACCGAGCACGCCAACCACTACTTCGCCCGCGATCCGCTCAAGCCCGAGGTGACGCTGGTCGATTACAAGGTGACCTCGAACGAGGACACCGTCGAGTCCCAGGTCAACTCCGCCCGCGATGAGCGCGACCGGCTGGCGCTGTGGTCGCGGGTGCTGCCGATCACCTTCACCGCGGTCGGCCTGATCGCGCTGATCGGCGGCGGAATTCTCGCCTCGTTCAGCCTGCGGACCGAGAGCGCGCTGACCGACCCCGGCCTGGACCGCGGCGAGGAGTTCGTCGGCCGCGGCGGGCTCGAAGAACCGGTGCCCGGCGCCGAAGCCGAGACCGAGAAGCTACCCACGCAGCGCCCCCTTCCTCGTCAGGACCCGGACCCGCCCGGCTCGGATCCGCCGACCGCCGGCTCGGACTCGGGCTCAGGCTCGGGCTCGGGCGATTCCGGGCCGCCCGACGCGGGACCCTCGGAGTCCCCCGGCCCGCCCGAACGCGACTAG
- a CDS encoding glycosyltransferase family 4 protein — translation MCAIKREPGLRAVLLLCWRDTGHPQGGGSETYLQRIGAQLAASGIAVTLRTARYPGAPRRDVIDGVRISRAGGHYSVYVWALLAMALARFGLGPLRRVRPDVVVDSQNGLPFLARLVYGRRVAVLVHHCHHEQWPVAGPVLGRLGWFVESRLSPLVNRRGQYVTVSLPSARDLVALGVDDERIAVVRNGLDEAPALSMSGPRSAAPRVVVLSRLVPHKQIEDALEAVAVLRRRNPGMPGLHLDVVGGGWWRQRLVDHAHRLGISDAVTFHGHVDDMTKHHVLQSSWVHVLPSRKEGWGLAVVEAAQHRVPTIGYRSSGGLSDSIVDGVTGILVDDRAELVDRLEELLTDPVLRDQLGTKAQMRSGEFSWRQSAEAMRGVLEAVHAGRLVSGVV, via the coding sequence ATGTGTGCCATAAAGCGTGAGCCCGGTCTACGTGCGGTATTGCTGCTGTGCTGGCGCGACACCGGGCACCCCCAGGGCGGCGGCAGCGAAACCTACTTGCAGCGCATCGGCGCGCAGCTGGCCGCGTCGGGGATAGCCGTCACGTTGCGCACGGCCCGCTATCCCGGAGCGCCACGACGCGACGTCATCGACGGCGTGCGGATCAGCCGCGCGGGCGGGCACTACTCGGTGTACGTGTGGGCGTTGCTGGCGATGGCCTTAGCCCGGTTCGGGCTCGGACCGCTGCGGCGCGTGCGGCCCGACGTCGTCGTCGACAGCCAGAACGGCCTGCCGTTCCTGGCCCGGCTGGTGTACGGCCGACGGGTCGCGGTGCTGGTGCACCACTGCCACCACGAGCAGTGGCCGGTGGCCGGGCCGGTGCTCGGCCGGCTCGGCTGGTTTGTCGAGTCGAGGTTGTCGCCGCTAGTGAACCGCCGCGGCCAGTATGTGACGGTGTCGCTGCCGTCGGCGCGCGATCTGGTCGCGCTCGGCGTGGACGACGAGCGGATCGCGGTGGTGCGCAACGGCCTTGACGAGGCGCCGGCGCTGTCGATGTCCGGCCCGCGGTCGGCCGCGCCGCGGGTGGTGGTGCTCTCAAGGTTGGTGCCGCACAAGCAGATCGAGGACGCGCTGGAGGCGGTGGCGGTGCTCCGACGACGGAATCCGGGGATGCCGGGCCTGCACCTCGACGTCGTCGGCGGCGGGTGGTGGCGCCAGCGGCTTGTCGACCACGCGCACCGGCTGGGCATTTCCGACGCGGTGACCTTCCACGGCCATGTCGACGACATGACCAAACACCATGTGCTGCAAAGCTCCTGGGTGCACGTGCTGCCGTCGCGCAAGGAGGGCTGGGGCCTGGCGGTCGTCGAGGCGGCGCAGCACCGGGTGCCCACCATCGGCTACCGATCCTCGGGCGGCCTGTCCGACTCGATCGTCGACGGCGTGACCGGGATCTTGGTGGACGATCGCGCCGAGCTGGTGGACCGCCTCGAGGAACTGCTCACCGATCCGGTGCTGCGCGACCAGCTCGGCACCAAGGCACAGATGCGCAGCGGCGAGTTCTCCTGGCGCCAAAGCGCCGAGGCGATGCGCGGTGTGTTGGAGGCGGTGCACGCCGGCCGCCTGGTCAGCGGCGTGGTGTAG